The following are encoded together in the Lathyrus oleraceus cultivar Zhongwan6 chromosome 3, CAAS_Psat_ZW6_1.0, whole genome shotgun sequence genome:
- the LOC127131864 gene encoding NADH dehydrogenase [ubiquinone] flavoprotein 2, mitochondrial codes for MIRGSRGIEEALLKHLGVKRNEVTQDGFFSVGEMECMGCCVNAPMITVADYSNGSEGYTYNYFEDVTPEKVIEIVEKLRKGEKPPVRIFAIIYFIFVKV; via the exons ATGATACGTGGTTCACGAGGTATTGAAGAAGCATTATTGAAACACTTAGGAGTGAAACGAAATG AAGTAACGCAAGATGGTTTCTTTTCTGTTGGTGAAATGGAATGCATG GGATGCTGTGTGAATGCTCCAATGATTACAGTGGCTGATTACTCTAATGGATCAGAAGGATATACTTACAATTATTTT GAAGATGTAACCCCAGAGAAAGTAATTGAGATAGTTGAAAAGCTGAGAAAGGGCGAGAAGCCACCGGTAAGGATATTTGCTataatttatttcatttttgtcAAAGTTTAG